The region aatttcatttaaaatttgattgctaatataattttgtttaattttagtttGAACTATGTAACACTATGCATTTGTTGGAAGGATATGGTAAGTGCTGGATTACTACAGATTCCTGGGATAGAGAACGCATCTGATATTACCTCGTCCGCATCTGTGGGCCCTGTCGACAATGACTCCCCCGCATCTGTTGGCCCCGCAGACATTGACCCTATCACATACAATGAAATGCCATCACTGTCGTGTACCGAGTTAGAAAGCGAGGCTACATAGCATTACATTACAAACTATGGGCATCTACCGTTGTGGACTTGTGGCAGTGACGCTGCCTATGGGTATCGAATGAGATCTGAGGATGCAGGCACTGAAACCTTTCATTGGTGGGGTGAAGCTAAAACACGAAGGACCATGTGAAGACGAGAATGATAAGCAAAATGACTACATAACACGAAGGATGCCGGCAGCACTACAACGACattacttttcattttcttatcgcttcttttcgtctccctTGCTCACTGTCTAATTCTATCTCGTCCCTCTTGCTCTACATTTTGTCGTGGATATATTAGACAATGGGATGTGGATTAATAGattatgaatatgaatatgaatatttcATGTATGAAAATTATCATTTATATGAGCCTGAGCATTTATTCAGTTCAAACTCTATTTGCAAAAACAGATCTAGTTGTACGAATAGCATGGCATTTATGTTAAGATTATATTATACTATAAAAGGAACCATAGATGGTAAAAAAGCTGGTTAGCAAAAACACAATCAGAATATTACACGAGAAAAGCAAGTGTGGTCTAATTTATAGCTAATGTGAAACATAATCCAAATTGCTCATTGCATCAGTCTCTGCATCTCATTTTCGTCGTTGAGGGTTTCAATAAGCAAGGGAGGAGCGTATTGAGCAGTTCCTTGGTGTTCATCCGAGTCCTGACAGAACGAAAGGATTATCGTATCAATAGACATCTCCACCACTCCGAAGAAGAGAGTAGCCACTATGTAACCGAACCCCCAGCAAACCTGTATAACCAACTTCATCAGTCACCTTGCTTCACTTTCTATTAATCTCTCAGAAAATGTgacagaaagagagagagagtgtataCCAGTACAGGAAACAGAGGCGACGTGATCTTGTTGTGTGAAGATTTGTATTTGTGTGTGTCCAGCATGAGAAAAGCAAATAGTGCACTGGTAAGGCTTACGCAGAGCTTCCCAAGGAAGAGAATAACGTCTCCTATCACGTTCACTTTCCCAATCCGAAGAATGTTACTCATTATCAACTCTGTTGCAATCTCCGAAGATTTGACAAAACCTTTACCTGTTATAGCAATCTGGAGAAAGGAACATATGAGAGACCTGCATATTTATCTTAATCTGAACctcaacaaaataaaatgaaataaacatAAGCGGACTACAAACGTCTCAGGTCTCAACACCTTAAGACGTAAGGATTTTCCACTTTGAGCTTCAATGTAGCCAAAACGTCTTCACATTTTACGCAGTTAATCAGGAGACACTAATTATAGATACACCTTATCAATAGATCAATAGTGACATTTTAGCACCAGGTAGTTGATCAAATTGGATCTCCATATTATAGAGTCTAAAAGTATGCAAAAAACAAGTGCACGTCAACTAATTCTCAGTAAATTCATAAACTTGACAAACCCAAAACTCTCCAACCTACCATAATGTAAGCATTGTGGTTCACGGATTTGATGATGCATCCAATAAGCCTCAGGCAGCCTTGTGAAGTGTGATACATCACCTTCCCAATCCAGCTTCCAGGCATGGAATTAACATGCTTAAGCTTACGACGAAGAGCTTCAAGTATAAAACGTACTGATTCAACGGAAGACACGATCAGAGAACCAAGAGCAACTGATCCTAGACTGTATCGTGCAAGCCGCTTCATTGAAGCAAAAACAGGAAGGAACGGGATCTCAGGCTGCATATAGAGAGGAAAGGACGATCCGTCATGGGAAAATCTAAACAAATATATTATACTATGAATTAACTATCAAAATTACAATTTCAGAAGTAACTAGCAGATGAGTGACTTAGAAACACGTGAAAAACAAGTACTActatactaaaaatttaaatacactTTATAAGAATGAGTATCTAGTGAAGAAAACATTTATGGCATCTAAAGTTAACAAAAAAGTCTTTTCATTCATTCATAAATGATTGTAAAAGAATTCAACTGGGTGAAACATTTAAACTAATTGATCACTGTCCATTGCAATCGTATTTGGAAAAATTACATGCAAGTAAGCAAGGATAACCCCAGGACTCACTTAGATCATACTAATAGTATCCTACAGACCAATTTTTCCTTCAATGGGAAGTTGACCATGTGATGCAACATCTTATGATGAGTAAGAAAGATGAGACAAGAAATGAAACATGTCCACTACACAATCAGCTTAAAGAAATAGCTCTAAGTGAATCCCAACTAACAATGCAATCTCTTGAAGTTGAACATAACAAAGCCTCTTGACGTACAAATAGACTTTCTAAGAGGCTATTCTTTTCAAATCACATGGAACGACTATCATACTTATGGCAATGTTAAAACTAGGAGAGTATAATTTCTGAAGGTGTTCTTTAATAATATTGAAGTTTCTTCCAGTGTCTTACCGAAGTTGCTCCTCGAGCCCAATAATATGAAGCGACTGAACCAGCAACCACAGTTGATGAGCATGCCATGAAAAATTGGGTGGCCCAATAGCAACCAAATAGGTGAAAAAGGATTGCAGCAGCAATATGAGAAGTGTAATGAATGCTATAGCCACAGCAACTATTACAGCTAAGCCTCTTTTCTTTGAGATTATAAGCACAGCAGTTAGCACCACAATCATTTTGTAGTACACTTCCGGAACTAAAAAGATGAAGGGCGGCTGACAACCAGAACATATAGAAAATAGCTAGCACGGCATACGGTATAACTGGGAAAATTATCAATGCCTGGACTTCTCCAATGACCTTAGCAGCAACCTAAATTTACAATTGAACAAGTTAGGACAATAAGATCTGATAAGCAAGTACAAAGGGCCAACAGCAGAAACATATACAACAACTTCATCATAGTTTCAGTTTCAGGGTACTCATTATTAAGAGGCAAAACAATTATACCCTTAGCTTGTATAAAAAGAATTAGCTAAACATAGCAGTGCATAAAAATTCAATTAAGCCTTGTAAGACTTAGACGGATAACATCTTCGTATATATAAATGCAGGAAATGGAGAAAGTTCACTTTTCATGGTCCATTTCTTCAAGCAAACTAAGATCCACCCTTAATAAGAAAAGAGGGTACATGTTTAAGTGATCAATTAAGACCATGAATATTTTTTCTAGTCCTGTCAATTTGTTTAGTATCTTTTGAAATCAAGTGTTCTATGATCTCATAAGAGGACTGACAAAATAATAAACAACTTAAGCCTCTTTCACATATTAAAGTAAAACTTAACATTTTAGCTCTACAATTCACATTGGCATTACAATATATTAGTCTGTTTTAGACAAGTCTCTACATGGGCCCAAGCACAATGTAGCAAGAATCTGTGGTCTAGGTTACGTATGGTGCCTTTCAGTTGACAAATAGCAGAAAATATGTTAGCAATAGGGAACTCAGAATGCTCCACTAGTAGACTAAGCATAACTTTTCAACAATAATTCCATTAATATTACAGAAGTTCACATAACTTGCCTTCAAAACAGATGTTGCCATAAGGATACGGCGGACAATAGCAATGGAGGAGAGAAAAGCGACAATCATCAAAACAGTCATGAAAAAAGCAGCTGCATGGAGATGATTCACCTCCTGAAAACATATAAACGCAAACGCATATTGATGTGTATGTAATGATTAAAATAATAGGGTCGAGCTAGGTAATGAAGAAATAGAGATTCAGAATCGGCAGGAAAGCATCTTGCTGTGAAGGTTTGAAGAGATTTTACTGAATGCAGAAACTCCaagttgaaaatttgaaatccaAACTTTACGTAAGACATCAAGAGTATAAGTCCTACCCTTGCTGACACGCGATAATATGGGTCGTGCTCACCAATGATCGGAGAGATGGCATCATTTCCAATCCATCCAGCTGAAGAGCAATAGAACAAGCACGAAGAGGAAAGTCattacaaaacaaaaataaattgaacTAGTTCTTAATTTCAACAAAGAAGGAAAAACACTTGAACCAACAAATATGttatttcaaatttcaactGGTAATGGTAACTAGGTAAGCAAGAGATGCTAGTCAACACCAAGGTAGACGATAACATGAAacagaaaacaaaatactcagAAAACATACAATATAAAATCCTGAAGGCtaaatgattttgttggttttggCCCTATACATTATTAATGAAAGGTGCGAAAACTATACTAGATCTTTGAACAATAGTATTTCAGCACATTGCaatcttagttttttttttagtatTCTCAATTCTGTCTTAAGTAAAGGCTGGTTTGAAGGCACTTAGGGCTTTTTCCAAAAACTATAGTCAGTGTAGTAGAATTTCGGTGATAAATCCTAAATCTGGTTGAAACAAATATTGCTAGTTCTGAAATAAATTGATTGTGTTAAGCAACCAGTTACATAGAAGTTGCCCTAGTTGTATCTTATCTTTAAATGGAAATAGAGAGAAGATGACAGCTGAACTCATTTTTCTCTCAGTAGATTTCAATTGTGTGCATGCTTAGGTTCTTAGCTTATCAAATTTCATTACCTGAATAATGTTTCCTAAATCATTGATGAAGCACCTCCATCACTTACTCACTCTAATACTCTATTCGTAAGTGTATGTAGAAACTAGTAGGGGATCTTACCTATAGGACATGCTACCTTATACGCTCACTATTTACACCAATAGGAGTGAGTATATCGGCTGTTATAGTTAATACTTAATATCATATATCTATTAGTACTGAAAACTAATATAGTAACATGCAGAAGTTAATATGGCAAACTATATTTTCCTAGGTTCAGCCTTAACTAATCAAACATATGTGGCAGTTACCTGATCTAATTATTCAAATATAGGTTAGGAAAAGCTAAAACAGAAGTTTGCCTTGTCAAAGCAGTGTCAACAGATAGTATCCAAACCTTTCAAATAGTAAAACATTGTCACAGATACCATGAGGACATTGAAAACAATGACAGTGACCCACGGCATCCCAGCAACGAAATGACGGATCATTAAAAGCCATATGATTGATAGAAACAAAGGCAGCAATCCTCCGCAAACAAGAAGTACGGGCCAAGCTTTTCCGACATCAGCTACATATCTCTGTAGATGGACAGAGTAGCGATACCTTGTAAGTAGAGAATAAAACAGCAGTAGTAGTACAACCAATAGAATCCATACAAATCACAGAATGTTTAGTGCCCAACAATCTTGAAACCATCAATTGTATGTTTAGTGCCCAACAATCTTGAAACCATCAATTTTTCATATGCACTTGAAGATAGTAATAAGATTAAGTATTGCATAACTTGTTTCAAAGAGAGCATATCTTGAAGCATGAAAGTAGAAAAATTCGCCTAACCTTTAGTACTGATGACCGGGAATTAACTGATTTGTGGA is a window of Salvia splendens isolate huo1 chromosome 3, SspV2, whole genome shotgun sequence DNA encoding:
- the LOC121796029 gene encoding choline transporter protein 1-like, whose amino-acid sequence is MRGPLGPVIGKYPSSSDSNGEMGSGNNDIIKHNRKCRDLVFLVIFIAFWIAMIVNSSFAFNQGNPLRLNYGLDYKGNVCGDRHGDRDLRELELRYWSNPNQVYETGVKNSKFQLSNARSICLMDCPIPSEDSLNWVCDYPEGDIRISLDDWIDRNYDYFADLTPELRNTSLQLQGPCYPVIFPSVNVYWTCQFIARASNVSLTHWEQMGGVKVIEDIAIDKSIHKSVNSRSSVLKRYVADVGKAWPVLLVCGGLLPLFLSIIWLLMIRHFVAGMPWVTVIVFNVLMVSVTMFYYLKAGWIGNDAISPIIGEHDPYYRVSAREVNHLHAAAFFMTVLMIVAFLSSIAIVRRILMATSVLKVAAKVIGEVQALIIFPVIPYAVLAIFYMFWLSAALHLFSSGSVLQNDCGANCCAYNLKEKRLSCNSCCGYSIHYTSHIAAAILFHLFGCYWATQFFMACSSTVVAGSVASYYWARGATSPEIPFLPVFASMKRLARYSLGSVALGSLIVSSVESVRFILEALRRKLKHVNSMPGSWIGKVMYHTSQGCLRLIGCIIKSVNHNAYIMIAITGKGFVKSSEIATELIMSNILRIGKVNVIGDVILFLGKLCVSLTSALFAFLMLDTHKYKSSHNKITSPLFPVLVCWGFGYIVATLFFGVVEMSIDTIILSFCQDSDEHQGTAQYAPPLLIETLNDENEMQRLMQ